Proteins encoded together in one Lathyrus oleraceus cultivar Zhongwan6 chromosome 5, CAAS_Psat_ZW6_1.0, whole genome shotgun sequence window:
- the LOC127086322 gene encoding pescadillo homolog: MVKHYRPAGKKKEGNAAKFLTRTQALKQLQISLPLFRKLCILKGVTPREPKKKFKGNDKTYYHVKDISFLHHEPLLEIHRAIRVHERKIKKAEAKKNLERANRLREKTPKPKIDRIIRQRYPRFVDALGELDDCLTMVHLFAALPASESKKIDVERVHKCRRLAHEWQAFVSRTHKLRKTFVSVKGIYYQAVVEGQTITWLTPHSLQQVVSNDVDIPTMLNFLQIYEPLLGFINFHLYHSIKLKYPPILDPRLEALAADLYALSRYANANTGPAILNSEASQSVESEQPESKPIGAETHNENSELRLAQLQHQLPSNEPGALMHLVEKAAGEDEEEYDEETRQCKNLFQNVKIFLSREVPRESLLFIVPAFGGIVSWEGEGAPFVESDQGITHQIVDREAQGHRFLSREYVQPQWVFDCVNARIILPTENYLVGRIPPPHLSPFVDYDEEGAYVPEYAKTIKHLQAAARKEVLSLPGLEKDLEDPQNLLAEGVSDRAAANHAAKEKQKMMIHELRYQEDLKKELQGSTYTSAGSTAREETSAGLIQTGESTNNGQANVDDGAEMSKLLLSRKKRKLLEAMRISNERKQTKYDIITQRRKKIDEAQNQRS, translated from the exons atGGTGAAGCACTACAGACCCGCC GGGAAGAAAAAGGAGGGAAATGCTGCTAAATTTCTCACCAGGACACAGGCACTCAAGCAACTTCAAATCAGTTTACCCCTTTTCAG GAAATTGTGCATTTTGAAAGGTGTAACTCCTCGGGAGCCTAAGAAAAAGTTCAAAGGAAATGATAAGACTTACTACCATGTGAAAGATATTAGCTTTCTACATCATGAGCCTTTGCTTGAAATACATAGAGCAATAAGAGTACATGAAAGGAAAATTAAGAAAGCAGAGGCAAAGAAAAACCTTGAACGTGCAAATCGGTTACGCGAGAAAACACCCAAACCCAAAATAGATAGGATAATTCGACAGAG GTACCCAAGATTCGTGGATGCCCTTGGAGAATTGGATGACTGCCTTACAATGGTACATCTTTTTGCAGCATTACCTGCGAGTGAGAGCAAAAAAATTGATGTGGAGCGGGTCCACAAATGTCGTAG ATTGGCACATGAATGGCAAGCGTTTGTATCCCGTACTCACAAATTGAGAAAAACATTTGTGTCTGTTAAAGGCATATACTACCAG GCGGTAGTTGAGGGCCAGACAATAACATGGTTAACTCCTCATTCACTGCAGCAGGTTGTGTCTAATGATGTTGACATTCCTACTATGCTAAACTTTCTGCAAATATATGAG CCTCTTCTTGGTTTTATCAATTTCCACCTCTACCATTCCATAAAATTGAAGTATCCTCCAATACTTGATCCTCGCTTGGAGGCTTTGGCAGCAG ATCTATATGCACTGTCACGATATGCCAATGCCAACACTGGACCTGCCATACTGAATTCTGAAGCTTCTCAATCAGTTGAATCTGAACAACCGGAGTCCAAGCCAATTGGGGCAGAGACCCATAACGAAAATTCTGAACTACGACTTGCTCAACTTCAGCATCAACTGCCTTCTAATGAACCTGGTGCACTAATGCACCTCGTTGAGAAAGCTGCTGGTGAAGATGAAGAGGAATATGATGAAGAGACACGACAATGCAAAAATCTCTTTCAAAatgtcaaaatcttcttgagcagAGAG GTACCAAGGGAATCATTGCTTTTTATTGTTCCTGCTTTTGGTGGTATAGTTTCGTGGGAGGGCGAAGGGGCTCCTTTTGTGGAATCTGACCAGGGCATTACTCACCAG ATCGTTGATAGGGAAGCTCAAGGACACAGGTTCCTCTCGAGAGAATATGTTCAACCACAATGGGTATTTGACTGTGTGAATGCTAGAATAATTCTGCCAACTGAAAATTATCTTGTTGGAAG GATTCCTCCGCCACATTTGTCTCCTTTTGTTGACTATGATGAAGAAGGAGCATATGTTCCAGAGTATGCAAAGACTATTAAACACTTGCAAGCAGCTGCCAGAAAGGAAGTCCTCTCACTTCCTGGTCTTGAAAAAGATTTGGAAGATCCTCAAAATCTTCTGGCTGAGGGCGTCAGTGATAGAGCAGCAGCAAATCATGCGGCTAAGGAAAAGCAGAAG ATGATGATTCATGAGCTACGATACCAGGAGGATTTGAAGAAAGAACTTCAAGGTTCCACATATACTTCAGCAGGTTCTACAGCTAGAGAAGAAACATCTGCCGGATTGATTCAGACTGGTGAATCAACTAATAATGGTCAAGCAAATGTTGATGATGGTGCTGAGATGAGTAAACTTTTGTTGTCACGTAAAAAGAGGAAGCTGTTGGAAGCCATGCGG ATATCTAATGAACGCAAGCAAACTAAATATGATATTATTACTCAACGGAGAAAGAAAATAGATGAAGCTCAG